The DNA sequence CTCTTATACTTCCGCTTGCGGTAACTCTAACCGACGTAGGCGAAGAAGTGATACTACCGGAGGGTACAAAAATATTCACCTCTTAATCAAACGATTTTTTCCCCCCACTGTTAATTACAGTATAAGAAAGGAAAGACATGCTAATTAAAAAGCGGATAAACATGCATGTACAATGAGAGGTAGATGTGGCATTTAACGCGACGAAGGCGGTTTAGCGTGTGACGCTATGATGTGCATCGATCCTCACGCGACactcataattaatataccgcGAAGCGCCGGCCGCTGAAAATCGAGAACTGAAGGAGAGAACAGTTCCTTCCCCCTCTTCTCAATCACCACTCTTTAGATCCGGCTCAGGGTTTTGTGCGAGGATCAACGCACATCACGATAAAGTTATACGCTAACTACTGTCgcggcaaatgccatatctaccTCACAGTGTATACGGTACTTTTTGAATATGATAAGAGCGAGTTTTGTTCTCCTGGCATAAAGTGGCTGTCGTTTTTATTCCCAAGGTTTCGACACGCACGAAAAATCCAAAAACGATTTCGCTACGAAAAGTCAAAGTGAATCATGTTAGCGACGGATTTTTTGTgttgagtaaaaaaaaagcgtacgATGCTCCATTAGGTGTACGATAAAtgtatgaatttaataaagagagaaagaaagagagagaaagagtacCATTTTAATTGTGAAACATCATATTGAAGTTTATTTTTGCAATGGTGAAGGCATTAATAAGCCATAATTTAtctagaaattttaaatatatataccttCATATAATCGTTATGTAATACCCGGGAATAAATCAtgtaaacattttaaaaaatgtgacAAACCACAGCAAATTTATCTCGAGAAGATCGATGTCTTTGTCACGAATGTGTGTTGCacttgtaatataaattttctttaagagATATAATATGCGGATAAAAACatagtttttaaatacttaaagcttaatgtatgaaataatattagattaatttttatttagtttgcTCTTCCAGAGATCTAtcttcattttctttaatcGGACACTTCCatttctcataaaaaaaatttatcagtgtattaaacttgaaaattataaagctaatgatattttaattatatttataatgaaagTTTGTTGCAccatataattgtataattttatgtaattgtaTATGCAATTATaacacaaaataataaactggTAATgtagttataatattttgtatcgTTATAGAATACTTATATCTAAAAGTAACATTAATCCTTAATGAAAAAGGCTTAATCCGACATTATTTAGTTCTAACACTGAATTTGTTAACTATTTCTTCtgtttttgtttaattaaaatattactaattatCGTAGAAAAAATctggaattaatttaaacaattttcttttaataaaaaatgcttttaaatttatattgcaataaatgtattagtttttattaaaaaattatttaaaaaattataaattatgacgGATAAGTTTTGCATGTATGTTACTCTTATACATAATATTTGTTTGTGTCTTTTATAAcagttacaaaattaatacgacTAAATCATCTGTATAGATATATCACAATTGTTATCATATATGTAAGacataattattcttattacttagttataagaaataaagtttttgTTCTAATCTTATTGTGATGTatcattatcaaaattattaaatttactgaTATATCTTTAATGTTCATATTGATTTATGTTGAAAGCgtctataatattaaaaatcaatttataataataaaaaaaaaaaaagtttataataatttatatcttataaGGGATATAATATCCGtaacaagaataaaaataattggtaTTCATATACGAAATGCaataaacctttttttttttttttactaatttgtgttttttagattaatattatatacaaacaGTACAAAATATTACAGATTAATAAATGCAGTATTGTATATGCTAACctgattttatataatagtcacttttttttttattttatctcggtTAAACAGcaaaagttatattatttcaacCGTCTATCACCCACAGGATATTAATGCCAGAAGATCCTGCATTAACTCGTCCTAACATACCATGATCTCGCGTCTTGActatgtataaaaaaagtaaaagggtGTGGAACAAATTATTGCGTCcctaaaatatgaatattgtataaattaataaacacacgcaatataaatatatctgtattataaaattttagttacCCGTTGTACTTCTTCGTAATCGCTCGGTAGAGAATCGCCGGATAGCGCTAAACTATAATGTGGCGGATTTATAGATTGACAGACTATTATCGGGCCTTTATTTCGCGGCAGTTCCATGCCAGATCTCGCCATATATCTCGACGTAAATGGCCTGGCGTCCGGTTGATCCAAAGGTGCTTCCAATTGTGTATCCATATAGGtcgaaattaaatgcattattatCTGTAAGCCGTGCAAAGTacgtaagagaaaaaaaaatcagtaaaAATTTCCACAACGATTACAATTTTTTCGATACagagaatttataatttcctaTATACTTACTGCAGAATCCGTTGGTAAGCTGGAGTCCCACTCTTTACCATTATGAGACCCACCGCCATTCCATTTAAATTCACTCATAGATCCTCCCTTTGCAAgagtttttattcttttcacgAGGTATTCTTGATTATTACAAAGCTCCAGAAAGGGCACCAACATGGGCAGAGTGGGAATTACGCAGACCAAAAACTGTGCTTGTGCGAGTTTTCTGAGTCTATCTAATCCTACATGGCCCGGTTGCGAATCACTCAAACCATGACGTACTAACGTTGCGCATATATTATCTATTTCGAAAGCTACACGTTCGACGACCGTTTTGCTGAGCCACtaaaatattagatattaagtcaagatattaaatattttaaatattaaatcaagatattaaatattttagatattaaatcaagcaattcttattttatattcttattttatttgttttatatcgtaataataaCCATTCGGAGATTAGCAGTCCATTCGTTCACTTTGTTAGAGTCTACTCTATATTTTCTCCATATATCTAAGGCACCAAACGTGCCTCTAGGAGAATTTCCTTCTTCTGCAGGGCTAGTTGCTTTTGTTTTATCTAAATAAcgacataaataatttaaaaacatttaaatataaaatataaaagattaaatttaatatttacctaTTGTAGGTGCAAGTTGATAAGCACATCTTCTTAACAATGGTGACACTTCACCGGGACTTCGAGTAGCAGGATGAGACCAAAAAGAACTCAAGAGATTAGAAGGTTGATCAACATTTGTAGACAATGTACATTTTCTTTGTTGCTCAACTTCTTTAAGATAGCTCTCGAGTTCGCATTCATCTTGAATAAGATCTTCATTTGTCAAGCTGCCATTTAAAGAAACGTTTGTAGATTTATTGAGTGATCCATTGGAGCATACTGTTGCTTTAGAAGATGCAAAATTACTGTATTTAAGAAATGGAACTGTTGCTGAATAATcctcttaaaaagaaaaaaaaatcaaatatataagttaaattttacataataaaatttaaaccataatgtaattaaaaaaaaaatattttacatactgTCACTTAAAACTGGAGATCCAAGAGTTGCTGAACGTCTGCTAAAACTTATACTAGATAAATTCAATGAGGGACTTGGCTCTGGAGTTGTTTGCCTCTGTGATACCTCATCTTTAAATAAAGGATCATCTTCTAAGACTCCTAAAAGTGGCCGTTGTCTAGGATTAAGTGTAATTGACTTCAAAGTCAGAGTTGCCCAAGAATATCGTATAATGTGATATAAGGCATTCAAAGCAAATATCGATGCCAAGCACCATTCGACCCAGTAAATTGGCTTATATGCAAATCCGCCGTAGAATCTACAAAACGAAATTAGACTTGTAAGAAACGTTATCGTTTCAGATGCGGTTTGAGAGACGAAATCTTACATATCAAAGACAATGATGCTAAGCAACGTGGTATTGATAAAAAACCATATAATACTGTTACGAGCTTTGTTTTGAGTTTGCCTTAAATCCAGTAATTGTTCCACTTGTGGCTTGGGCGTTAAAactctaaaaataatatttttatcagtttTAAAATAGAGCATGCTTTCAGAAGTACGTTCTAACCTTGTctcgtaataattttgaataaaattttaccttGCGTTGGGAGATATACATTTCATAGAAGAATGAAAGTTGctcatattaaataaatactcgttaataataagtaattattgtaattactAGAAATTCTGAAATAAACAGCTAAATTAGTTTGACTAACGTACCTAAATTCACAACGTGTTTTGAAACTGCTGCCAATAATGATTTGCCGGTAGCGGATTTTCTCGAAACTAACAAAATTTAACGTTGTCTGATTGGTAATTACGAACCAATTAGGTAACAGTAAAATTTTGTAAGTTTCAAGAAACTTCACTGCAAACCATCACCGACAGATCGAGGATCGCAgtaagtaatatatttaaataataaattagatatattttaaaataaagtaaaacacggtcaaataaaaattaaatatatactaAAAACTATTATTTCACTCGCGACAcatggaaattaatattttacagtatATTCAacacgataaataaattctattaaatacACTTTAttaagataagaaaaaaatacttcacgaataaagtttattaaaaaaacatttaacaatatataaatcGTTTTATAGTTTTAACAATAATCAGTCGACAATTATAAGCTCTACGCactttatgtattttatatattgtattacgTTTGGAATTCACCCAATTTTATAAGAAGCTTATTTTTAGCCACGTTGTCACCTTTAGAACACAAAACGTCTTCAACAATTCCATTCACAGATGCTTTAATAATATGCTGAAAgcagaaaaatatagttaGATTATATTGCATTGATATTAACGATTTAATGTACTTACCTCCATTTTCATAGCAACGATAACAAGCAACGAATCGCCCTTTTTTACTGTATCCCCTTTATTAACGAAAACTTTATCAACTAAGCCCGGCATCGGACTTAAAGCCGTATACGGATTTTGTTCCACCTGGTTCGTAATCGCGTTTACGAATTTCGGAGTTGGAATAACCAATTGCCATTCACGATCCtataaacgaaaattatcttacaaaatttgtacaaagtggcattgctttaattaaacatcacagaattaattaattaccttcGTGAATATGTGCAGCTTGTTGTTAAGTTTTACCGTTCGCGCTTTGGTGATAATCCCGTCAATTTCCGCAATTAACTCTAAACTACCATCCGTCTTCTTCAAGGTTCCAGTTACTTTCTTCCAGGATCCTAATTTGTTAACTCTCATACAGTACACATCCGGTTCGATATATTTCACGTCTATCGTGTTACTTTCTTTCCCAACATCGAAAAGAAACGTGCGGTTCAACACATGATTTAATCTAAGTCCTGTTTCCACAGCAAATGGAGTAAAAGGATTATTTGTCTCTAAGGAAATACTCAACGATTCTACATCTTCGTAAAGTATCAAAGCGAGAGTGCCTTGTATCAGTACCCTAGTAGACGTTTGTATTTTAGGAAATAACTGTTCAAAATTCTCCTCAATAAATCCCGTATGCACCTCCCCGCTTTTAAATTTCGGATGCGCGCAGAGATCCTtaataaattctatatttGTATCCAATCCGGcaatctataaataaaaatttaattgtcagTTGAACAGtctatattgtataaaattgaGTTTTTTTTACCGTAAATTGTATTACTTACATTATAGTCACAGAGTTTCGATACAAGTACGTTAAGAGCTTCGCCTCTATCTTTTCCCCATACTACTAATTTTGCTACCATCGGATCGTAATGTACAGACACCTCGTCATTCTGGCGTACTCCAGTTTCAACTCTGACGTTATCCGTTGATTCGGGAGGTTTTAAGTATAAAAGCTGACCGGCTCCTGGTAAGAAACCATTCCTTGGATTCTGTGATATCGCAATAACGATAAATTCATtcgatgataaattaatttgcatttatacatgtacatatattttttagcaCGCAAATACGATAAGCCATTACCTCGGCATAAATTCTGGCTTCGAACGCATGGCCGTTAAGACTGATCTCTTTTTGTTTAAGCGGGAGTTCCTCACCACTCGCGACTCTCAATTGCCACTCGACCAAATCTAAGCCGGTAATTGCCTCGGTGACCGGATGCTCTACCTGAAGTCGCGTATTCATctccataaaataaaaactgtgaGTATTTCGATCTAATATAAACTCCACAGTTCCAGCGCCTACGTATCCTACAGCTTTAGCAGCACGCACAGCTGCTTCTCCCAATTTCTGTCTTAGTTGTTGGGAAATGCCAGGctgtaacataataaaaatcaattttccatcgtttaataaatcgcgataatgataaaaaaaatatatatacgtacagCAGGCGCTTCCTCAATCACTTTCTGGTGTCTTCTTTGTACAGAGCAATCTCTTTCAAACAGATAAACTACATTCCCATGCTTGTCAGCAAAGATCTGCACTTCTACATGCCTTGGCTCagtaacatatttttctaaaagcaCTGCCGAATCGCCGAAAGCTTTTTCGGACTCGGTTCTTGCAGATTCCAATGCCTCAATAAAATCAGACTCTTTTTGTGCAATTCTCATACCTTTCCCACCACCACCACGTACAGCTTTAATCATTAATGGAAAACCAATCTTTCTGGCTTCTGCTAATAACGTTTCATTATTTTGATCCTCACCATGATATCCTACAAAAGTATTAaatgttagaaaaatataattttgattcttagattatatatttttaatatttttatataaagataaatatctttatataaaaatattaaaaatatataatggaaaaaatatataaaatacctTCTATGATAGGGACTCCAGCTTTTGTCATAATAGCTTTTGAGGTATTTTTTATACCCATATCTCTAATTGCACTGGCTGGTGGAcctataaatataatattttctttttggcAAAGCTCTGCAAATTCTGTATTTTCCGAAAGAAATCCATATCCTGGATGCACAGCTTGACATTTTGCCTGTTTGGCTACTGATAAAATCTTGTCTTGTCTCAAATAACTTTGACTAGATTGAGCTGGACCAATACAGTAAGCTTCATCAGCTTGTTCCACATGCATAGAATTTCTATCTGCCTCACTGTATACTGCCACAGTCCTTACACCAAGCTTCTTTGCAGTTTTTGTTATGCGACATGCTATCTCCCCTCGGTTTGCTATCaaaatctgtaaaataaattgataaattagcATCTCCTGAGCACTACTTAATTGTATGAGAAACTAACTTTGTTGATCTTGTTGATTTTTAGAGCTGACTGATGTAAATTTCGGACATACAAAATTAGTTGGCTCCTATAATTGTGTCGatacgataattaatattcaattaaaatagcatacatataatattaaaaaaaaatatatatcgtgcTACTTGCTTGTAAAATactgttttcaatttttcaaaatgataCATGGCTTACGCTTTCAGCTTCACAAATGCATAATAATGTGGCAGAGCAACTAGTAGCTGAATTTTCTCAATTGTACGAACGTATTTTTTCGCATATTGTTCAGCTGTAAGGAAGGACACATGCATACGCTAACATGACTGTTATTATCATCAAATCACTCACCTTTGACCTGATAACCaaagtaaaacaaattgtAGAGCTGGTAAAGTGACGGTCTAGCTATGCAAATTACCGGCCAAGCCGTTAaaagttttgcaaaaattCTGTCAGAGGGCGGATCCGGCTTCCGTCATTGTCGTTGCGTATTTTTCGCTACGAATGCACGGAAGGATCTCTGGATGGGAAGGTTTGTTAccgatattttaattcgtccTGGTCTTCGAGGTCGATGCTTACGAGGATCGCAATCCGTATCCCGCCAGCAGTAGCGTCCCGGTGTCGCTTCGACTAGAGAGTCACGAAGATAgtcgtaattaatttgattatttccTTTATCATTATTCTCGAACCTCTTCTTACATTCTGGAAATGGCAGCCATCGATGAATCCTATTTTAGATcctaattgatcgttgtaggGGACCGCGAGAAGAAAGTCATCGAGGCAATACAAATCGATTACTTTGAAGATGCGTTTTGCCGTGAGAGATGCCTAGGAGGATAGAGGAATACTTATAGAGACTTGGACGTGATTTCTTAACCGAGTTAGGCACAAAATTACGGTATATCAAAGCAGTTGTTTGTCCCAAGCGTTAATTTGGTTGGCACCGTTACTAATTTGGCTCCTTTGAGTTAGCCTGATGATCCTGCAAATCCTTGTACAACCTTTGTCGACCGAGCCGTTTCGATTAATTCTGAGAGAACAGGATTATTGATACTGCTCTTATAGACAGAAGACAAGATAAAGTCTACAGCATTGTTACATAGGCCAATTAGTATTTCGATTCAAAGAATGAATTAGGAGCTAAagacttatttaaattaaagtttttatttaaatgaatccAAGAATACGTTGACGAATTTGGTATACTTTCGAATAACTAATCagcataattgtaataatgtaagtaaaaataactatttgatttgataataattatatatatccCAGCAAGCATAATATTACATGTACGttacatgtataattattgTGTTTACTGGGGtgttgtatatatttaatagtaaattaataaataaaaatcttttaattttgtgaacgtagcttttaatttttttttgtcttctcAGGACTAAAGAGCAGATACCTGTAGACAAGTTACACAAAGGCAGATCGAATGGATCCGGGATCTCTGTGTTTTGTGGATACCTGATTTCGCGTGCGAAACCGAGGCAGAATCGAGTATACGCGCGTAATCACGCATTATCGCACGCGTGTTTGCATTTACGGATGCGTGCACGTTCGCGctttcgcgcgcgtacgtaaAGGACCACCGACGCCACACGGAAATCCGGATTTGCGTGCACACAGAGCGGTACAAccgcacacgcgcgcacaaAAGGGGAGATTTCGTACGGCCGGTGCCAGATTGATTTGGTTTACCTAAACCACTATCCCGTCTCTCCCCTTGTGAAAAtcagagggaaagagagagagagagatagaaagggGGGTGCCGTGGATACCGCCCTGAATTTTCTACCGGCAAGTCGCGGCGAGGAAGGGTGTTTACTCAAGACACGACAATTCATTACGTAATTGAATTGAATGAGCCCTCTCCTTCGCTCCGCATTGCCCATCTCTATCTAAAGCGTTCGGCTCGAATGTGTACGCGTGGAATGCTCAggcacgcgtgtgcgtggtCTACGCGAGCCTAGGGGTGGACCGGAACTCAGAGATGGATTAAGGGTTGGAAAGGGCCCTGGAAGCTGACGTAAATGGGTGTCGTCTGCGAATGTAAAGTTTTCAGAAGTGTCCCTGCGAATAGCATCTTTAAATCGTAATTGCTCAATGATATATTTTCAGTTACATTAAATATGGACATGGTAAGAACCTATGAACCCCATAGAAGCataataattctataaattGTTCTGCAATTAATACTGTCTCAAGGCAGATACGTTAATcgaatggaaaatattaaatgaaacgAGATTATGAATTCTCAGCGGTTTTTACAGATAGAAATTGCCTGATTTTACAAGATATGATTGCGATCAAACATCGGGATGTAAACTgaaaggaatttaattatttaatttctttcagaAGCTGCAGTGTATGTCTATTGTCTCGGATGATGCTGTACGTGAGTTCGCTACGTCCCTGGTACACCGAAGTCCCCCGTTCACCGACATCGCGCGGCGTCTGCACTCCTCTTCTCCGAGACTGGGGAGCTCCAAAGGCTGGAACCGACCGGAGGGGCTGGTAGCGAGAGCGACCGAATTAAACGATTAGTTAAACTGATTTCGAGTTAGGCGAATGAATAAGTAATCGGATTTCTCGTTAAGGTAATCGCATTGCGCCCTGATTGGCTCCGTCTGCCTGCGTTATAGGCCGCACTCCCGGCATTTTGCCCCTCTCTTCATCCCGTTTACCCTCGTCCACGTCGATGTGCCATTCTCCCTTCTCTGCCctccttccttctctctttctctttctctgtaaGGGTGAAGCGAGGGTGTCCTCTCATCGTTTGCACGGGGTGTCCTCGCGCATTCCCATTGTCACCGTCTCATCTCCCGGAAATTGAGAAGCACAAGCGTTTCCAGTAATGTACACGCGCCGACTTTTCTACTCGCATTTCGTTCATTATCTTGTTGTTTATCGCGCGCcatcaattatattcatttaattagCGCAATCGATTTTGAGAGTGCTGCAAAATGTCGACATCtcaaacgtattttttttaacgtaaattttgatatttttattgaaacgcTATTCTAATCTTatctttacttaattttagTTGATTCTTAActtagtatatttaattaaaagttgaaacagaactttttttttattgcaatgacttaaactttaaaattaaagaaaaaagaatcaaaTATTGAAAGTATTACCTGTttcaaattttgtttaaatgtATTCGTATATCTATTCATACTTTTCGACCAGCTTTTATCATTCTCGCTTCCGGTTCGGTTATATCCTGTAAAGCGGACCGACAACGTGGAGTCTGCTAGTAGCCCGAGTAATTACATTCCCCAAACGCAATCCCATTTAAATATTGCCGAGTTTGGCAGCGACAAACATGATGCACATGTTCCAGGGTCGCATACACCTAACGCGAGGAGAGAACTACGGAGTATCAACGCTGTTCGCGAAAGAGAACAACTCTGGTAGATTTAATATCGTGCTAAACGATATAGATTTACCGATGGAAGGCAGCGAATATTGGATGTCATTTCCGGCGAGACTGGTGCAACAAACGCGACGTATTTTATTGAAGACGATAAATTGCTGCTTGAGAAATCGAGATTGGCAAGAACGAAATCGAATTTACGTCGAGCCGACGTACATCATCCTGACGGCTCTGTGAGTTCACTTACGCATCgtcgaaaagaaagataagGAGAGAACAAAAGgtaaaaggaagagagaaagaatgtTACTGGTGAGAAAAGAAGTGGATATTGAAACGGAGAAATATATAGGAACTGAGGGAGTGAGGCAGCATGTGACAGAAGAAATGCGCTTGTCACGTGTAACATGCAGGGCCGCTTTATGTgcatctttatctttttcagaTTTACTTCTGTCTGAAAACTTCTATGAGATCCTGCCCATATATCTTcgtttacataatttataataaaggtAACTACATTAGTATCTTTATGAGATTACAAGCAATTCTACAAAAGAATGcaatctataattttatgttaaaatattagatgaattaatttgattctattatataacttatacattttgcagatttttttttatatttaataagccGAGGAGTGGCTGTCTTAAGAATGAAATAAGGGAGAAACGATTTATGCGACACAtagttttgtaattaaattacaatttgtgtctgcattattaaaaattcattaaaaagcAGATAACGCGTTCGAAATTCACGAGCGTCTTTATAAAGtaccttttttttcagatCTGGCGCAGAAAGTCGATGATCTGACGACCGATAACGAGACCAGACAAAAAGGAGGAGCCTCAACCACGGAGAGCATGGGATTAATTACCGCGTGCCCACGGCGGCGGTGGCA is a window from the Cardiocondyla obscurior isolate alpha-2009 linkage group LG01, Cobs3.1, whole genome shotgun sequence genome containing:
- the LOC139107120 gene encoding transmembrane protein 209 → MSNFHSSMKCISPNARVLTPKPQVEQLLDLRQTQNKARNSIIWFFINTTLLSIIVFDIFYGGFAYKPIYWVEWCLASIFALNALYHIIRYSWATLTLKSITLNPRQRPLLGVLEDDPLFKDEVSQRQTTPEPSPSLNLSSISFSRRSATLGSPVLSDKDYSATVPFLKYSNFASSKATVCSNGSLNKSTNVSLNGSLTNEDLIQDECELESYLKEVEQQRKCTLSTNVDQPSNLLSSFWSHPATRSPGEVSPLLRRCAYQLAPTIDKTKATSPAEEGNSPRGTFGALDIWRKYRVDSNKVNEWTANLRMWLSKTVVERVAFEIDNICATLVRHGLSDSQPGHVGLDRLRKLAQAQFLVCVIPTLPMLVPFLELCNNQEYLVKRIKTLAKGGSMSEFKWNGGGSHNGKEWDSSLPTDSAIIMHLISTYMDTQLEAPLDQPDARPFTSRYMARSGMELPRNKGPIIVCQSINPPHYSLALSGDSLPSDYEEVQRGRNNLFHTLLLFLYIVKTRDHGMLGRVNAGSSGINILWVIDG
- the Mccc1 gene encoding methylcrotonoyl-CoA carboxylase subunit alpha, mitochondrial isoform X2, encoding MHVEQADEAYCIGPAQSSQSYLRQDKILSVAKQAKCQAVHPGYGFLSENTEFAELCQKENIIFIGPPASAIRDMGIKNTSKAIMTKAGVPIIEGYHGEDQNNETLLAEARKIGFPLMIKAVRGGGGKGMRIAQKESDFIEALESARTESEKAFGDSAVLLEKYVTEPRHVEVQIFADKHGNVVYLFERDCSVQRRHQKVIEEAPAPGISQQLRQKLGEAAVRAAKAVGYVGAGTVEFILDRNTHSFYFMEMNTRLQVEHPVTEAITGLDLVEWQLRVASGEELPLKQKEISLNGHAFEARIYAENPRNGFLPGAGQLLYLKPPESTDNVRVETGVRQNDEVSVHYDPMVAKLVVWGKDRGEALNVLVSKLCDYNIAGLDTNIEFIKDLCAHPKFKSGEVHTGFIEENFEQLFPKIQTSTRVLIQGTLALILYEDVESLSISLETNNPFTPFAVETGLRLNHVLNRTFLFDVGKESNTIDVKYIEPDVYCMRVNKLGSWKKVTGTLKKTDGSLELIAEIDGIITKARTVKLNNKLHIFTKDREWQLVIPTPKFVNAITNQVEQNPYTALSPMPGLVDKVFVNKGDTVKKGDSLLVIVAMKMEHIIKASVNGIVEDVLCSKGDNVAKNKLLIKLGEFQT
- the Mccc1 gene encoding methylcrotonoyl-CoA carboxylase subunit alpha, mitochondrial isoform X1; the protein is MHVSFLTAEQYAKKYVRTIEKIQLLVALPHYYAFVKLKASQLILYVRNLHQSALKINKINKILIANRGEIACRITKTAKKLGVRTVAVYSEADRNSMHVEQADEAYCIGPAQSSQSYLRQDKILSVAKQAKCQAVHPGYGFLSENTEFAELCQKENIIFIGPPASAIRDMGIKNTSKAIMTKAGVPIIEGYHGEDQNNETLLAEARKIGFPLMIKAVRGGGGKGMRIAQKESDFIEALESARTESEKAFGDSAVLLEKYVTEPRHVEVQIFADKHGNVVYLFERDCSVQRRHQKVIEEAPAPGISQQLRQKLGEAAVRAAKAVGYVGAGTVEFILDRNTHSFYFMEMNTRLQVEHPVTEAITGLDLVEWQLRVASGEELPLKQKEISLNGHAFEARIYAENPRNGFLPGAGQLLYLKPPESTDNVRVETGVRQNDEVSVHYDPMVAKLVVWGKDRGEALNVLVSKLCDYNIAGLDTNIEFIKDLCAHPKFKSGEVHTGFIEENFEQLFPKIQTSTRVLIQGTLALILYEDVESLSISLETNNPFTPFAVETGLRLNHVLNRTFLFDVGKESNTIDVKYIEPDVYCMRVNKLGSWKKVTGTLKKTDGSLELIAEIDGIITKARTVKLNNKLHIFTKDREWQLVIPTPKFVNAITNQVEQNPYTALSPMPGLVDKVFVNKGDTVKKGDSLLVIVAMKMEHIIKASVNGIVEDVLCSKGDNVAKNKLLIKLGEFQT